The following proteins come from a genomic window of Halorussus halophilus:
- a CDS encoding DUF1328 family protein: protein MLELAVAFFVLAIVAGVLGAGGVAGLSMDIAKWLVVAFLVLAVVSFLL, encoded by the coding sequence ATTCTCGAACTCGCTGTCGCGTTCTTCGTCCTCGCAATCGTCGCCGGGGTACTCGGCGCTGGCGGCGTCGCGGGGTTGTCGATGGACATCGCGAAGTGGCTAGTCGTCGCCTTCCTCGTGTTGGCAGTGGTATCGTTCCTGCTTTGA
- a CDS encoding carboxypeptidase M32 translates to MADAYDDLLERYERISYLGDGRGVLYWDQQVMMPEQGTAARSKQLSALSAVHHEQLTDDETGRLLEAAESEDLTDEQEAVVREIRLQYDRATDVPGELVEEIAQTGSEAQDDWQAAKADDDFSEFAPTLEKLVELQTERAEHIDSSRGPYEVMFEDREPYLGLDTVERIFEELKEGLVPLIEEIRAAEDIPNVFEGTYDEDEQRDLAEDVLDLLGYDWSRGRLDTAPHPFMSGNQFDARVTTRFHEDDPIDPIGSTIHEFGHATYQLGLRQDAYGSPLGQPRSSGVHESQSRFWENHVGRTREFWELFLPTFKEHFPQASDVTPEEAYLAANRVNEENLIRVEADEVTYHMHIILRSEIEQEFIEGDLEVSEIPGAWNDKMEEYLGVRPDTDSEGCLQDIHWTQSFASFQNYTVGSLLAAQFWATIEEELDNPREMIREGEFEPIREWFEENVHQQGQRYTTDELIREATGEDLTAKYYLDYVEEKFGDIYDL, encoded by the coding sequence ATGGCAGACGCCTACGACGACCTTCTCGAACGCTACGAGCGGATCAGCTACCTCGGCGACGGCCGCGGCGTCCTCTACTGGGACCAGCAGGTGATGATGCCCGAGCAGGGGACCGCCGCCCGCTCGAAGCAACTCTCCGCACTCTCTGCGGTCCACCACGAGCAGTTGACCGACGACGAGACCGGGAGGTTGCTGGAGGCTGCAGAAAGCGAGGACCTGACCGACGAGCAAGAGGCAGTCGTCCGGGAGATTCGACTGCAGTACGACCGCGCGACCGACGTACCCGGCGAACTGGTCGAGGAGATAGCCCAGACCGGGTCGGAAGCCCAAGACGACTGGCAGGCCGCGAAGGCCGACGACGACTTCTCGGAGTTCGCGCCGACGCTCGAAAAACTGGTCGAGTTGCAGACCGAGCGGGCCGAACACATCGATTCGAGTCGGGGGCCGTACGAGGTCATGTTCGAGGACCGCGAACCGTACCTCGGACTCGACACCGTCGAGCGCATCTTCGAGGAGTTGAAGGAAGGACTCGTCCCGCTCATCGAGGAGATTCGCGCCGCCGAGGACATCCCGAACGTGTTCGAAGGCACCTACGACGAGGACGAACAGCGCGACCTCGCGGAAGACGTACTCGACTTGCTCGGCTACGACTGGTCTCGCGGCCGCCTCGACACCGCGCCGCACCCGTTCATGTCCGGCAACCAGTTCGACGCTCGCGTGACGACGCGGTTCCACGAAGACGACCCTATCGACCCGATTGGCTCGACGATTCACGAGTTCGGTCACGCGACGTACCAACTCGGCCTTCGACAGGACGCCTACGGGTCGCCGCTCGGCCAACCTCGCTCCTCAGGCGTCCACGAATCGCAGTCGCGTTTTTGGGAGAACCATGTTGGACGAACGCGGGAGTTCTGGGAACTATTCTTGCCGACGTTCAAGGAACACTTCCCGCAGGCTTCGGACGTGACCCCAGAGGAAGCCTATCTGGCCGCGAATCGCGTCAACGAGGAGAACCTGATTCGCGTCGAGGCCGACGAAGTCACCTACCACATGCACATCATCCTCCGCTCGGAAATCGAGCAGGAGTTCATCGAGGGCGACCTCGAAGTCTCGGAGATTCCGGGCGCGTGGAACGACAAGATGGAAGAGTATCTGGGCGTTCGGCCCGACACCGACTCGGAGGGCTGTCTACAGGACATCCACTGGACCCAGAGCTTCGCCAGTTTCCAGAACTACACTGTCGGCAGTCTGCTCGCCGCGCAGTTCTGGGCGACCATCGAGGAAGAGTTGGACAATCCGCGCGAGATGATTCGAGAAGGTGAGTTCGAACCCATCCGCGAGTGGTTCGAGGAGAACGTCCACCAGCAGGGCCAGCGCTACACCACCGACGAACTGATTCGCGAGGCCACCGGCGAGGACCTCACGGCAAAGTACTATCTCGACTACGTCGAGGAGAAGTTCGGCGACATCTACGACCTCTAA
- a CDS encoding carboxypeptidase M32 — MASEAATDEASETYSAFLQKVKRLSNVSNAGMVLGWDQEVMMPEGGTPARSQQRSALSTLSHELLTSDEMGEMLDELEDEDLTDEQAAVVRETRRRYDRATKVPEELVEEISQTSSEAMPVWEEAKEEDNFETFAPTLEKLVELKRQYAEHIDPERDPYEVLFEEYEPYLGIEKAEEVLDQLREELVPLVDAVRESDADLAVDTFEGEFDVDTQEELARDVLDTLGYDWEHGRLDTAPHPFSSGNQFDARVTTRFNPEEPLGALMATVHEFGHATYTLGLPREQYGTPLGESRDMTVHESQSRLWENHVGRSEAFWERFLPKVQERFPEKLEGASVEDVYEAANEVYENNLIRVEADELTYHMHILVRFEIERDLIRGDLDVEDVPEVWNDKYEEYLGIRPDTDAEGCLQDIHWSHGDFGYFPTYSLGSVLASQLFAHAEDDIEGLYDQVREGDFDELHDWLTENVHQHGSQYTTDDLVQEATGEEYTADYFLDYVKRKYGELYDLDDY; from the coding sequence ATGGCAAGCGAAGCCGCCACGGACGAGGCGTCCGAGACGTACTCTGCGTTCCTGCAGAAAGTAAAACGACTCTCGAACGTCAGTAACGCCGGGATGGTACTGGGCTGGGACCAAGAGGTCATGATGCCGGAGGGTGGCACGCCTGCGCGCTCCCAACAGCGGTCGGCGCTCTCGACGCTCAGCCACGAACTGCTCACGTCCGACGAGATGGGCGAGATGCTGGACGAGTTGGAAGACGAGGACCTGACCGACGAGCAGGCCGCCGTCGTCCGCGAGACCCGACGAAGGTACGACCGAGCGACGAAGGTCCCCGAGGAACTGGTCGAAGAGATTTCCCAGACCTCCTCGGAAGCGATGCCGGTCTGGGAGGAAGCCAAGGAGGAAGACAACTTCGAGACGTTCGCGCCGACGCTCGAAAAACTGGTCGAACTCAAGCGACAGTACGCCGAACACATCGACCCGGAGCGGGACCCCTACGAGGTACTGTTCGAGGAATACGAACCGTATCTCGGCATCGAGAAAGCCGAGGAAGTGCTCGACCAACTGCGCGAAGAACTCGTCCCGCTCGTGGACGCCGTGCGAGAGAGCGACGCCGACCTCGCCGTCGATACCTTCGAGGGAGAGTTCGACGTGGACACGCAGGAAGAACTGGCCCGCGACGTGCTCGACACGCTGGGCTACGACTGGGAACACGGCCGTCTCGACACCGCGCCGCATCCGTTCTCGTCGGGCAACCAGTTCGACGCCCGCGTCACCACGCGATTCAATCCCGAGGAACCGCTGGGCGCGCTGATGGCGACGGTCCACGAGTTCGGCCACGCGACGTACACCCTCGGACTGCCCCGCGAGCAGTACGGGACGCCGCTCGGCGAGAGTCGTGACATGACCGTCCACGAGTCCCAGTCGCGCCTCTGGGAGAACCACGTCGGTCGCTCGGAGGCGTTCTGGGAGCGATTCCTGCCGAAGGTGCAGGAGCGATTCCCCGAAAAACTAGAGGGAGCGTCCGTCGAAGACGTGTACGAGGCCGCAAACGAAGTGTACGAGAACAACCTGATTCGCGTCGAAGCCGACGAGTTGACCTACCACATGCACATCCTCGTCCGGTTCGAAATCGAGCGCGACCTGATTCGCGGCGACTTAGACGTTGAAGACGTGCCGGAGGTCTGGAACGACAAGTACGAGGAGTACCTCGGCATCCGGCCGGACACCGACGCAGAGGGCTGTCTACAGGACATCCACTGGAGTCACGGCGACTTCGGCTACTTCCCGACGTACTCGCTCGGGAGTGTGCTGGCGTCCCAACTGTTCGCCCACGCCGAAGACGACATCGAGGGCCTCTACGACCAAGTGCGTGAGGGTGACTTCGACGAGTTGCACGACTGGTTGACCGAGAACGTCCACCAGCACGGTTCGCAGTACACGACTGACGACCTGGTTCAGGAAGCGACCGGCGAGGAGTACACCGCCGACTACTTCCTCGACTACGTGAAGCGCAAGTACGGCGAATTGTACGACTTGGACGACTACTAA
- a CDS encoding preprotein translocase subunit SecD family protein, translating to MPSRRQVLAAGSLALAGSAGCLGGSTIGIGGTDDTTDSSETVATSTVDQTTAASEATTADETSLASATSADADAFRIVVVDSDDEVQLVTGVDVASVGEIESASNGSGYRLPFRLTDDGTTAFADGLEQVGAFDNPEDHQIRTYFEAELLYEAELGPGLADEIESGEWNGEFLFTVSERQTAESVKAALKK from the coding sequence GTGCCCTCTCGAAGACAGGTCCTCGCGGCGGGAAGTCTCGCGCTCGCAGGGAGTGCGGGTTGTCTCGGCGGTTCGACTATCGGTATCGGCGGAACTGACGACACTACCGACAGTTCCGAGACTGTCGCGACCAGCACCGTAGACCAGACGACCGCTGCCAGCGAGGCGACTACTGCTGACGAAACGAGTCTCGCCAGTGCAACCAGTGCCGACGCGGACGCGTTCCGAATCGTGGTCGTTGACAGCGACGACGAAGTCCAACTCGTCACTGGAGTGGATGTGGCCTCGGTCGGCGAAATCGAATCGGCCAGCAACGGTAGTGGCTACCGCCTTCCGTTTCGACTCACCGACGACGGGACGACGGCGTTCGCCGACGGACTCGAACAGGTGGGAGCGTTCGACAACCCCGAGGACCACCAGATTCGGACGTACTTCGAGGCCGAACTGCTCTACGAGGCGGAACTCGGTCCGGGCTTGGCCGACGAAATCGAGTCGGGCGAGTGGAACGGGGAGTTCCTGTTCACGGTGTCCGAACGGCAGACCGCAGAATCGGTGAAAGCAGCGTTGAAAAAGTAG
- a CDS encoding DMT family transporter: MVLSLDVLALALVPALLWGASPIVSKRGMAGGGSSLQASLVVVLVDTSLYWTALFVLYGSSPLSGLDATTFGVFAFAGLVGTALGRLATFTGVDRVGASVNSAGVSTRPLFATALAAVWLGETVTLTTAAGVLVLVGGLVALALAKGGDVSGWEPSELLFPLAAACAFAVGNVVRKFGLDTTPATTLQAVTINETAALVGLVGYALAKDRRDVLSAPKRTYGLFAISGTLTAVALLSLFEALDRGQVAVVDPLAGTAPLFTTLFAAVFLKDLERVTRGVVAGALLIVVGAAVITAL; this comes from the coding sequence ATGGTTCTCTCGCTCGACGTTCTTGCGCTGGCGCTCGTCCCCGCACTCTTGTGGGGTGCCAGCCCCATTGTCTCCAAACGCGGCATGGCGGGCGGTGGCTCCTCGCTCCAAGCTTCGCTGGTCGTCGTGCTGGTCGATACCTCGCTCTACTGGACTGCGCTGTTCGTCTTGTACGGGAGTTCGCCACTGTCGGGTCTCGACGCGACGACTTTCGGCGTCTTCGCGTTCGCAGGACTCGTGGGGACTGCACTCGGCAGGCTTGCCACTTTTACCGGCGTGGACCGCGTCGGCGCGAGCGTCAACAGCGCGGGCGTCAGTACTCGACCGCTGTTCGCCACGGCACTCGCGGCCGTCTGGCTCGGCGAGACGGTGACGCTCACGACGGCCGCAGGCGTCCTCGTCTTGGTCGGTGGTCTCGTCGCACTGGCACTGGCGAAGGGCGGCGACGTCTCGGGGTGGGAACCCAGCGAGTTGCTCTTCCCGCTCGCGGCGGCCTGTGCGTTCGCAGTCGGGAACGTCGTCAGGAAGTTCGGACTGGACACGACGCCAGCGACGACGTTGCAGGCGGTCACAATCAACGAGACGGCGGCCCTCGTCGGATTAGTGGGATACGCATTGGCGAAGGACCGGCGGGACGTCCTCTCCGCACCGAAGCGCACGTACGGCTTATTCGCAATCAGTGGTACCTTAACGGCAGTCGCTCTGCTGTCGCTGTTCGAAGCACTCGACAGAGGACAGGTCGCGGTCGTAGACCCGCTCGCGGGAACCGCGCCGCTGTTCACGACGCTGTTCGCGGCGGTTTTCCTGAAGGACTTGGAGCGGGTCACCCGCGGCGTCGTCGCGGGCGCGTTGCTCATCGTCGTCGGTGCTGCGGTGATTACGGCGTTGTAG
- a CDS encoding outer membrane protein assembly factor BamB family protein: MPSRRTFLATFGVSASSVALAGCNAATEITADDPPKPGVDEIPDPDNHLAGANGEWSSFGCNAANTRAVWDGKAPVDGVEERWRVEVPQLTNQAPIVAGGRVYQSIRYELEVYDAKDGSELWTKDETSTTPLVREGTVYLGFGNTLRALDAETGEPEWETEFTEQDFVRTPTMYSGDWLYVPADETMHRVDVETGEVDWSRRLFGELLGSPAVYAGHYLAVASQAGKLYLIDFEGTGHGEWNLPSRPDVPTTAGRENVYVSCFDGTTWGISFGQAPHRDVALKAEIPGTNGGLAVKEHLYAAGSDGLQALDTDTGEQVWQQDIGDWSGTAPAIGRDTLFVGGDKLYAFDPTPKGLDAGGSSPAKRFEKSFHGRVGPGPVLDDGVLYVIAQTGESSFHLLALE; this comes from the coding sequence ATGCCCTCCAGACGGACGTTTCTCGCTACCTTCGGCGTGAGCGCCAGTAGTGTCGCGCTCGCGGGGTGCAACGCCGCTACAGAAATCACCGCGGACGACCCGCCGAAACCGGGCGTAGACGAAATACCCGACCCGGACAACCACCTCGCCGGCGCGAACGGCGAGTGGTCGAGTTTCGGCTGTAACGCCGCAAACACCCGCGCAGTGTGGGACGGCAAGGCACCCGTCGATGGCGTCGAAGAACGCTGGCGAGTCGAAGTGCCGCAGTTGACGAATCAGGCACCGATAGTCGCAGGGGGCCGCGTCTACCAGTCGATTCGGTACGAACTCGAAGTGTACGACGCCAAGGACGGGAGCGAACTGTGGACGAAAGACGAGACGAGTACGACGCCGTTGGTGCGTGAGGGCACGGTCTATCTCGGCTTCGGCAATACGCTGCGCGCCCTCGACGCCGAGACTGGCGAGCCGGAGTGGGAGACGGAGTTCACGGAACAGGATTTCGTTCGGACGCCCACGATGTACTCGGGCGACTGGCTCTACGTGCCTGCGGACGAGACGATGCACCGCGTCGATGTGGAAACGGGCGAAGTCGATTGGTCGCGACGACTGTTCGGAGAACTGCTCGGTTCGCCCGCGGTTTACGCGGGCCACTACCTCGCCGTCGCTTCCCAAGCCGGGAAGTTGTATCTCATCGACTTCGAGGGGACCGGCCACGGGGAGTGGAATCTGCCGTCTCGACCGGACGTTCCGACGACCGCGGGTAGGGAGAACGTCTACGTGAGTTGCTTCGACGGCACGACGTGGGGTATCTCGTTCGGACAGGCACCCCACCGCGATGTCGCGTTGAAGGCTGAAATCCCCGGCACAAACGGCGGACTCGCAGTCAAGGAACACCTCTATGCGGCCGGGTCCGACGGGTTGCAGGCGCTCGATACTGATACCGGCGAGCAAGTGTGGCAACAGGACATCGGAGATTGGTCGGGGACCGCTCCCGCTATCGGCCGCGACACGCTGTTCGTGGGTGGCGACAAGTTGTACGCCTTCGACCCGACGCCGAAGGGTCTCGACGCCGGTGGTAGTAGCCCGGCGAAGCGATTCGAGAAGTCGTTCCACGGGCGAGTGGGTCCGGGACCAGTGTTGGATGACGGCGTGCTATACGTGATTGCCCAGACCGGCGAGTCGTCGTTTCATCTGCTCGCGCTGGAGTAA
- a CDS encoding DUF7553 family protein has product MADFDAIHEEIREIRNDASRDVREPLTSVEQALSEIRASDAEPKADRLQEIRAELDRLASETTGETSARLDRVREAVRDFQREAV; this is encoded by the coding sequence ATGGCTGACTTCGACGCCATCCACGAGGAAATACGCGAGATACGGAACGACGCGAGTCGAGACGTGCGCGAACCGCTCACCTCGGTCGAGCAGGCACTCTCGGAGATACGAGCGAGCGACGCGGAACCGAAGGCCGACCGCCTCCAAGAGATTCGCGCGGAACTGGACCGACTCGCTTCCGAGACGACCGGCGAGACTTCGGCGCGACTTGACCGCGTGCGGGAAGCCGTCCGGGACTTCCAGCGCGAAGCGGTCTGA
- a CDS encoding DUF7563 family protein — translation MPECQNCSSFVTDAYARVFTPRGVENPRVCPECEDKIRDGSDVRQARSPRNNS, via the coding sequence ATGCCCGAGTGTCAGAATTGCAGTTCTTTCGTCACCGACGCGTACGCCCGAGTGTTCACCCCTCGTGGTGTCGAGAATCCGCGCGTCTGCCCGGAGTGCGAAGACAAGATACGAGACGGAAGTGACGTTCGACAGGCACGTTCGCCACGGAACAACTCGTAG
- a CDS encoding UvrD-helicase domain-containing protein, with the protein MSQDPTDERVTRLFGGPGSGKTTELLDRVEALLDQDDVGVKDILLVSYTRAAANEVRERLAERRDLNPRSLQGSVCTMHAKAYELLDLSRNDVVGESDKKEFCEDFGIEFEDEYSGAGRRTARSTTLGNKIIATSQWLQRTRRDVADWYDVPFQWNDEEVRLPPEIDDNAQEGNKYTPTWPSDDDRIDVPEAIRGWRAHKGDNDLVGFADMLERVKQRSLLPNVDYLVIDEFQDITGLQYDVYEEWKPHMEKVLIAGDDDQVVYAWQGADPSLLLDEGGNDVILDTSYRLPSKILKVVQQEIGHLEKRQEKNLQPRIEGGTVEAIDSPSMLELVRNVRFTVNEHDGTLMLLFRARYQMFRFIDEFIDEGIPFRCLTDQRMWTDRLSQYVEAVQKVDAGEPITGLQARRLADMLMDSAFGTNERDDLFDALDEKKEEADTDDLAEIEVDPDFVKDFAPFMPGPASAADMVRKVTSFQKNSMKAYFNGDYQDMEPDRVRLGTIHSAKGREADHVFVATDLTEKVVEQMAATVDPDDVPGDEEYTSKTDPVPVLTDNERRVFYVGMSRARERLVVMENLVNGAPTLPLDVLLYNEPNGKGVDEILELEEAAAQ; encoded by the coding sequence ATGAGCCAAGATCCGACGGACGAACGGGTTACCCGTCTCTTCGGTGGGCCGGGTAGCGGGAAGACGACGGAGTTACTCGACAGGGTCGAAGCCCTCCTCGACCAAGACGACGTGGGCGTCAAAGACATTCTGCTCGTGTCTTACACTCGCGCGGCCGCCAACGAAGTTCGGGAGCGTCTCGCCGAGCGACGAGACCTCAACCCGCGCTCGTTGCAGGGCAGCGTCTGCACGATGCACGCGAAGGCGTACGAACTGCTCGACCTCTCGCGTAACGACGTCGTCGGCGAATCCGACAAGAAGGAGTTCTGCGAAGACTTCGGTATCGAGTTCGAAGACGAGTACAGCGGCGCGGGCCGTCGCACCGCTCGCTCGACCACGCTCGGCAACAAGATTATCGCCACGAGTCAGTGGCTCCAGCGCACCCGGCGCGACGTGGCCGACTGGTACGACGTGCCGTTCCAGTGGAACGACGAGGAAGTGCGTCTCCCGCCGGAGATCGACGACAACGCCCAAGAGGGCAACAAGTACACCCCGACGTGGCCCAGCGACGACGACCGAATCGACGTTCCCGAGGCGATTCGTGGCTGGCGCGCCCACAAGGGCGACAACGACCTCGTCGGCTTCGCGGACATGCTCGAACGAGTCAAGCAACGCTCGCTCCTCCCGAACGTCGATTACCTCGTCATCGACGAGTTCCAGGACATCACGGGACTGCAGTACGACGTCTACGAGGAGTGGAAGCCCCACATGGAGAAAGTCCTCATCGCGGGCGACGACGACCAGGTCGTCTACGCGTGGCAGGGTGCCGACCCGAGCTTGCTCCTCGACGAAGGTGGCAACGACGTAATTCTCGACACCTCCTACCGTCTTCCCTCGAAGATTCTCAAAGTCGTCCAACAGGAGATCGGCCACCTCGAAAAGCGCCAAGAGAAGAATCTCCAACCCCGAATCGAGGGCGGGACGGTCGAAGCCATCGACAGCCCGTCGATGCTCGAACTCGTCCGAAACGTCCGGTTCACCGTGAACGAACACGACGGGACACTGATGTTGCTGTTCCGGGCGCGCTACCAGATGTTCCGCTTCATCGACGAGTTCATCGACGAGGGTATCCCGTTCCGCTGTCTGACCGACCAGCGGATGTGGACCGACCGACTGAGCCAATACGTCGAAGCCGTCCAGAAGGTCGATGCTGGCGAACCCATCACGGGCTTGCAAGCCCGCCGCCTCGCCGACATGCTCATGGACTCCGCGTTCGGCACCAACGAGCGCGACGACCTCTTCGACGCGCTGGACGAGAAGAAAGAAGAGGCAGACACCGACGACCTCGCCGAAATCGAAGTGGACCCCGACTTCGTGAAGGACTTCGCGCCGTTCATGCCCGGTCCGGCCTCCGCGGCCGACATGGTTCGGAAGGTCACCAGCTTCCAGAAGAACTCGATGAAGGCGTACTTCAACGGCGACTATCAGGACATGGAACCCGACCGCGTCCGCCTCGGCACCATCCACTCCGCGAAGGGTCGCGAGGCAGACCACGTGTTCGTCGCCACCGACCTCACCGAGAAGGTGGTCGAGCAGATGGCCGCGACAGTAGACCCCGACGACGTGCCCGGCGACGAGGAGTACACCTCGAAGACCGACCCCGTACCGGTCCTGACCGACAACGAACGGCGCGTCTTCTACGTCGGCATGTCCCGTGCCCGCGAGCGACTGGTCGTGATGGAGAACCTCGTCAACGGCGCGCCGACGCTCCCGCTGGACGTACTGCTGTACAACGAACCGAACGGGAAGGGCGTAGACGAGATTCTAGAGTTGGAAGAAGCGGCCGCGCAGTGA
- a CDS encoding HVO_0416 family zinc finger protein — MATAPTGDDDLFDEFLSDRGHETETVGWQQEYNKKQCPECSGLHDTSASECTVCGWRPE, encoded by the coding sequence ATGGCGACCGCACCAACCGGAGACGACGACCTCTTCGACGAGTTCCTGTCCGACCGCGGCCACGAAACCGAAACGGTAGGCTGGCAGCAGGAATACAACAAGAAGCAGTGTCCGGAGTGCAGCGGCCTTCACGATACGTCTGCGAGTGAATGCACAGTGTGTGGTTGGCGACCGGAATAG
- a CDS encoding M20 family metallopeptidase: MTTSEVAELTRELVSIPSHEDETDAGDYIEAWLRENTEASVTRDETGNVIARRGSGPSLALVGHHDVVPPADSQTTDDGSYVVEERDGRLYGRGTADMKGAVAAAMLTIRDADPDCELVFASFVGEEIGGVGARAAIEGGFAPDYAIVAEGSTNYSKEGVTDVVVAHKGRRGSTVTARGAAAHASEPEAGENAIYRASDAVDVIRDLDFPAVEVFSERLRGSVAVTEIDGGSAWNVIPERCELTVDERTVPGERADLEATEQIDGVEWTIDQDLPPMRCDDEEFAELVLNAAIGAQTGDPELVSKPHATDAGWLAEAGTTCVVCGASEPGEAHTKDESVSIDVLERCYRTYLGAAEQL; the protein is encoded by the coding sequence ATGACCACGAGCGAAGTCGCTGAGTTGACCCGTGAACTCGTCTCGATTCCCTCCCACGAGGACGAGACGGACGCAGGAGACTACATCGAGGCGTGGCTCCGCGAGAACACAGAGGCGAGCGTCACCCGCGACGAGACCGGCAACGTCATCGCCCGGCGCGGGTCCGGTCCCTCGCTCGCGCTGGTCGGCCACCACGACGTGGTGCCGCCTGCCGACTCGCAGACGACAGACGACGGAAGCTACGTCGTCGAAGAGCGCGACGGCCGACTCTACGGCAGAGGCACCGCCGACATGAAAGGCGCGGTAGCGGCCGCGATGCTGACGATTCGAGATGCCGACCCCGACTGCGAACTCGTCTTCGCCAGCTTCGTCGGCGAGGAAATCGGCGGCGTCGGCGCACGAGCGGCCATCGAAGGCGGCTTCGCGCCAGACTACGCCATCGTCGCGGAAGGCTCCACGAACTACTCCAAGGAGGGTGTTACCGATGTCGTCGTCGCGCACAAGGGTCGGCGCGGAAGCACGGTCACCGCCCGTGGGGCGGCCGCTCACGCCAGCGAACCCGAGGCAGGCGAGAACGCAATCTATCGTGCGTCCGACGCCGTAGACGTGATTCGTGACCTCGACTTCCCAGCCGTGGAGGTGTTCAGCGAGCGACTGCGAGGGAGCGTCGCCGTCACCGAAATCGACGGTGGGAGCGCGTGGAACGTGATTCCCGAGCGGTGCGAACTGACGGTAGACGAGCGAACCGTTCCCGGCGAGCGCGCCGACCTCGAAGCGACCGAGCAAATCGACGGCGTCGAGTGGACAATCGACCAAGACCTGCCGCCGATGCGATGCGACGACGAGGAGTTCGCGGAGTTGGTGCTGAACGCCGCGATAGGGGCCCAGACGGGCGACCCGGAGCTAGTCTCGAAACCGCACGCCACGGACGCCGGATGGCTCGCGGAGGCTGGAACCACCTGCGTGGTCTGCGGGGCTTCGGAACCGGGGGAGGCCCACACGAAAGACGAGAGTGTGAGTATCGACGTGTTAGAGCGGTGTTATCGGACGTATCTGGGTGCCGCGGAACAACTGTGA